In a single window of the Dreissena polymorpha isolate Duluth1 chromosome 3, UMN_Dpol_1.0, whole genome shotgun sequence genome:
- the LOC127875242 gene encoding heat shock 70 kDa protein cognate 4-like isoform X1, whose translation MAGNHHQLVLSRNMANSPAIGIDLGTSFSCVGVLHHGRVEIIENDHGNRLTPSYIAFTDTERLVGDAAKNQVAINPTNTLFDVKRLIGRKFEDPTVQSDMKHWPFEVVSDDGKAKLRVDYKGEKKYFLPEEISSMVLSKMKEIAEAFLGKTVTDAVITVPAWFNNSQRQATKDAGTISGMNILRIINEPTAAAIAYGWDKKDGGERNVLIVDFGGGTFNVTIASIDDGVLIVKSTAGDSHLGGEDFDNRMVEYFIHEFKRKHKKDMRDNKRAVRRLRTACEKAKKTLSSSTQASIEIDSLYDGIDFFTSITRARFEELNADLFRRTLEPVERALLDANMDEVGVQDIVLVGGSSRIPRVQKLLRNFFNGQELKQGINPDEAVAYGAALQAAILHGDRSQGVPNILLVDVAPLSLGIETPGGVMTSIIKRNSIIPKSLTKTFTTYEDNQSSFPIHVYEGERALTKDNNLLGKFELTGIPPEPKGVPKIEVTFDIDVNSILKVTAADQSTGKKTKITITINHKGRLSKEEIDRMVNDAEKYKQEDEQQKKRMTAKNQLESYSFNMMTTSIRDENIKGKISEEDKKTILDNCNAIIAWVDSNQLAKMEEYEHKQKELEGVCNPIITKLYQRCI comes from the exons atggcgggaaaccatcatcaactggtgttaagccg AAACATGGCAAATTCCCCAGCCATTGGTATTGATCTGGGCACATCTTTTTCTTGTGTGGGCGTGCTCCATCATGGCCGAGTAGAAATTATTGAAAACGATCATGGTAACAGACTCACCCCCAGCTATATTGCCTTCACAGACACTGAAAGGCTCGTTGGAGATGCAGCTAAAAACCAGGTTGCAATAAATCCAACCAACACCTTATTTG ACGTAAAGAGATTGATAGGAAGAAAATTTGAAGATCCAACTGTCCAATCTGATATGAAGCACTGGCCATTTGAAGTAGTAAGCGATGATGGCAAAGCTAAGCTGAGAGTCGATTACAAGGGCgaaaagaagtattttttacccGAAGAAATTTCTTCTATGGTTTTGAGCAAAATGAAGGAAATTGCAGAGGCTTTCCTTGGCAAG ACTGTTACCGATGCTGTGATAACTGTACCCGCCTGGTTCAACAACTCTCAGAGACAGGCTACTAAAGATGCTGGTACCATTTCTGGCATGAATATACTCCGTATTATCAATGAGCCTACAGCAGCTGCCATTGCCTATGGGTGGGACAAAAAG GATGGAGGTGAAAGAAATGTGCTCATCGTTGACTTTGGTGGTGGTACCTTCAATGTGACCATCGCTTCCATTGACGACGGCGTTTTGATAGTGAAGTCAACCGCTGGTGATTCACATTTGGGTGGTGAAGATTTCGACAACCGAATGGTGGAATACTTCATCCATGAGTTCAAGAGAAAACATAAGAAGGATATGAGAGACAACAAGCGTGCCGTACGTCGTCTCCGAACAGCTTGTGAGAAGGCAAAGAAAACGTTATCCTCCAGTACACAGGCCAGCATTGAGATTGATTCCCTGTATGATG GTATTGATTTCTTCACAAGTATAACAAGAGCCAGATTTGAAGAGTTGAATGCCGATCTCTTTCGACGCACACTGGAACCGGTTGAAAGGGCTTTACTTGATGCCAACATGGACGAGGTTGGTGTCCAGGACATCGTCTTGGTTGGTGGCTCCTCCAGAATTCCAAGAGTCCAGAAGCTCCTTCGGAACTTCTTTAATGGACAGGAGCTCAAGCAAGGCATCAACCCCGATGAGGCTGTTGCCTATGGTGCAG CGTTGCAGGCTGCCATCCTTCATGGGGACAGGTCTCAAGGAGTTCCTAACATCCTTCTGGTGGATGTTGCCCCATTATCCCTGGGTATAGAGACCCCTGGAGGTGTGATGACATCGATAATAAAAAGAAATAGCATAATTCCGAAAAGTTTGACGAAAACATTTACAACATACGAGGACAACCAGTCGAGTTTTCCCATCCATGTGTACGAAGGTGAGAGAGCCTTAACCAAGGACAACAACCTGCTTGGAAAGTTCGAACTGACCGGAATCCCACCTGAACCCAAAGGTGTGCCCAAAATTGAGGTGACCTTCGACATTGATGTCAACAGTATTCTCAAAGTCACTGCTGCAGACCAGAGCACTGGCAAGAAGACCAAGATCACCATCACTATAAATCACAAGG GTCGACTAAGCAAGGAAGAGATTGACCGAATGGTGAATGATGCCGAGAAATACAAGCAAGAGGACGAACAACAGAAGAAGCGCATGACAGCAAAGAATCAGTTGGAGAGCTACTCGTTCAACATGATGACCACCAGCATAAGGGATGAGAATATAAAGGGGAAGATCAGCGAGGAGGACAAGAAGACCATCTTGGACAACTGTAACGCGATCATTGCTTGGGTGGACAGCAACCAGCTGGCTAAGATGGAGGAGTATGAACACAAACAGAAGGAGTTGGAAGGCGTGTGCAACCCGATAATCACCAAGCTCTACCAAAGGTGCATTTGA
- the LOC127875242 gene encoding heat shock 70 kDa protein cognate 4-like isoform X2: MANSPAIGIDLGTSFSCVGVLHHGRVEIIENDHGNRLTPSYIAFTDTERLVGDAAKNQVAINPTNTLFDVKRLIGRKFEDPTVQSDMKHWPFEVVSDDGKAKLRVDYKGEKKYFLPEEISSMVLSKMKEIAEAFLGKTVTDAVITVPAWFNNSQRQATKDAGTISGMNILRIINEPTAAAIAYGWDKKDGGERNVLIVDFGGGTFNVTIASIDDGVLIVKSTAGDSHLGGEDFDNRMVEYFIHEFKRKHKKDMRDNKRAVRRLRTACEKAKKTLSSSTQASIEIDSLYDGIDFFTSITRARFEELNADLFRRTLEPVERALLDANMDEVGVQDIVLVGGSSRIPRVQKLLRNFFNGQELKQGINPDEAVAYGAALQAAILHGDRSQGVPNILLVDVAPLSLGIETPGGVMTSIIKRNSIIPKSLTKTFTTYEDNQSSFPIHVYEGERALTKDNNLLGKFELTGIPPEPKGVPKIEVTFDIDVNSILKVTAADQSTGKKTKITITINHKGRLSKEEIDRMVNDAEKYKQEDEQQKKRMTAKNQLESYSFNMMTTSIRDENIKGKISEEDKKTILDNCNAIIAWVDSNQLAKMEEYEHKQKELEGVCNPIITKLYQRCI; the protein is encoded by the exons ATGGCAAATTCCCCAGCCATTGGTATTGATCTGGGCACATCTTTTTCTTGTGTGGGCGTGCTCCATCATGGCCGAGTAGAAATTATTGAAAACGATCATGGTAACAGACTCACCCCCAGCTATATTGCCTTCACAGACACTGAAAGGCTCGTTGGAGATGCAGCTAAAAACCAGGTTGCAATAAATCCAACCAACACCTTATTTG ACGTAAAGAGATTGATAGGAAGAAAATTTGAAGATCCAACTGTCCAATCTGATATGAAGCACTGGCCATTTGAAGTAGTAAGCGATGATGGCAAAGCTAAGCTGAGAGTCGATTACAAGGGCgaaaagaagtattttttacccGAAGAAATTTCTTCTATGGTTTTGAGCAAAATGAAGGAAATTGCAGAGGCTTTCCTTGGCAAG ACTGTTACCGATGCTGTGATAACTGTACCCGCCTGGTTCAACAACTCTCAGAGACAGGCTACTAAAGATGCTGGTACCATTTCTGGCATGAATATACTCCGTATTATCAATGAGCCTACAGCAGCTGCCATTGCCTATGGGTGGGACAAAAAG GATGGAGGTGAAAGAAATGTGCTCATCGTTGACTTTGGTGGTGGTACCTTCAATGTGACCATCGCTTCCATTGACGACGGCGTTTTGATAGTGAAGTCAACCGCTGGTGATTCACATTTGGGTGGTGAAGATTTCGACAACCGAATGGTGGAATACTTCATCCATGAGTTCAAGAGAAAACATAAGAAGGATATGAGAGACAACAAGCGTGCCGTACGTCGTCTCCGAACAGCTTGTGAGAAGGCAAAGAAAACGTTATCCTCCAGTACACAGGCCAGCATTGAGATTGATTCCCTGTATGATG GTATTGATTTCTTCACAAGTATAACAAGAGCCAGATTTGAAGAGTTGAATGCCGATCTCTTTCGACGCACACTGGAACCGGTTGAAAGGGCTTTACTTGATGCCAACATGGACGAGGTTGGTGTCCAGGACATCGTCTTGGTTGGTGGCTCCTCCAGAATTCCAAGAGTCCAGAAGCTCCTTCGGAACTTCTTTAATGGACAGGAGCTCAAGCAAGGCATCAACCCCGATGAGGCTGTTGCCTATGGTGCAG CGTTGCAGGCTGCCATCCTTCATGGGGACAGGTCTCAAGGAGTTCCTAACATCCTTCTGGTGGATGTTGCCCCATTATCCCTGGGTATAGAGACCCCTGGAGGTGTGATGACATCGATAATAAAAAGAAATAGCATAATTCCGAAAAGTTTGACGAAAACATTTACAACATACGAGGACAACCAGTCGAGTTTTCCCATCCATGTGTACGAAGGTGAGAGAGCCTTAACCAAGGACAACAACCTGCTTGGAAAGTTCGAACTGACCGGAATCCCACCTGAACCCAAAGGTGTGCCCAAAATTGAGGTGACCTTCGACATTGATGTCAACAGTATTCTCAAAGTCACTGCTGCAGACCAGAGCACTGGCAAGAAGACCAAGATCACCATCACTATAAATCACAAGG GTCGACTAAGCAAGGAAGAGATTGACCGAATGGTGAATGATGCCGAGAAATACAAGCAAGAGGACGAACAACAGAAGAAGCGCATGACAGCAAAGAATCAGTTGGAGAGCTACTCGTTCAACATGATGACCACCAGCATAAGGGATGAGAATATAAAGGGGAAGATCAGCGAGGAGGACAAGAAGACCATCTTGGACAACTGTAACGCGATCATTGCTTGGGTGGACAGCAACCAGCTGGCTAAGATGGAGGAGTATGAACACAAACAGAAGGAGTTGGAAGGCGTGTGCAACCCGATAATCACCAAGCTCTACCAAAGGTGCATTTGA